The DNA sequence CTTTGCAAATTGTGCGAAATTATTAGAAATAGGTCCGCAAATAAATGACAAATTAGAAGCTACGACAATCGCATAAAGAAAATGGAAAAAGAAAAAACCAGTTGGACTGTTTGTCCCGATTGCCAAGGAACCGGCAAACAAAAGCGCAGAATCAAAAAAAAAGCTCAGCTTCGTTATCAAGCTGAATTAGCAGTTTTCGAAAAATCAAATTTCGAAGGAACTGCGCCAACTCGCCCGGAAGGAACTTTTATGATTTGCCCAGATTGTGCAGGCTCCGGCATAATTCCTTCCGAAAACTTTCCTGTTCCAGATGAAAATTATCCTCACGTTGCGATTATTGGAGCAGGAATTGGTGGTATCGCTTTAGCAATTGGCTGTTTGCATCGTGGTATTCCTTTTACCATTTTCGAAAAAGACAGTAGTTTTAATGAGCGCTCACAAGGTTATGGTTTAACCCTGCAACAAGCCAGAAAAACTTTAGAAAATTTCGGAATTTTTAATTTAGAAAACGGTATTATTTCCAACCATCATGTTGTACATGCTCCAGATGGAAAAATTGTGGGACAATGGGGAATGCGAAAATGGCTGGGAACAGTTGAAAAATTTACGACCCAAAATAATATTCAAAGAAGCAATATTCATATTGCCCGTCAAAATCTCCGTTTGCAATTGCTGCAACAGTTGGGCGGAGAAAATAAAGTACGGTGGAATCATCAATTTACCGGTTACAAAAAAGATTCTGACGGAAAATTGCACCTTCATTTTTTAGAAAATAATAGTCCGAAATTTTATCATGCAGATCTTCTTATTGGTGCAGATGGAATTAGAAGTGCTGTTCGAAAAACGATCATTCCCGAAGAAAAATTTCCCTTGAGATATTTAGGTTGCATGGTGATTTTAGGTATATGTGAACTTTCTAAGCTTCAACATTTAGAAAATTCTTTACTAGATTCTGAAACCGTTTTTCAAACCGCAAACGGAAAGGAAAGAATTTATATGATGCCTTTCGACAAAAACTGTATCATGTGGCAATTAAGTTTTCCGATAGAAGAATTAGAAGCAAAAAAACTAAGTGACGACGGAAAATTAGCGCTTAAAAATGAAGCCATCAGGAGGACTCCTTTTCACACCCCAATTCCAGAGATTTTACAACTGACAGATGAAGATAAAATTACAGGTTATGCGGTATATGATCGCGAATTACTTAATGCTGAAATGCTAAAAAATGCAGATTCGGTCACCTTATTGGGCGATGCCGCACATCCGATGAGTCCATTCAAAGGTCAAGGTGCCAACCAAGCTTTACTCGATGCTTTATCTTTGGTACGGGAAATTTTTAAAAATTGCAAACCTTTATCAAATTGGCGAGAAACAGGAATTCGAGAAAGTGTATTAAATAACTTTGAAAAAGAAATGCTGGAAAGAAGCGCCACGAAAGTAAAAGATTCTGCCGCCGCCGCTCAATTTTTACATTCCGAAATTGCGCTTTATGAAGGTGATGAGCCGAGAGGGAGGGTTTTGAAGAGGAAAGGAGCTTAACAATTCTGACCGTATTTAAAAAAGCAATCTCCATTTTTAAAATATCCCAGATATTCAAAAAAATTGGAATCAGCTAATAAATTATTTTCAAAAGCTAAACTTCCAAAGCAAATAAAACAACATTAAAAAATTCGCTCTAAAAAGCCTCAAGACTCCCGCTTCGCAAAGTCTCCGACTTTGAGGCTGTTTTTTGAGAACTCCTTTTTCCAATAAATATTTATATGATATACATTAAATAAAAAGCACAATCTCCCACGGAAATTGTGCTTTTTAAAAATTTAAAACAATAGGAAATTAATCCTCCATTGCTTCACCATTTTTTCTGTAGATGAAACCGCCACCGTAAATGTGTCTTCTTGCAAAACGGCTTGGCGAATCTGCGTTGACCATTTTGATGTACGTATTTCTTGGTACGCCGATATATTCGTACATTTTTCCATTCAAATGCTGAACTTTCAAAATCGATTTTTCATAAAAGAAATCCTGAATATTAGATTTTGCAATCGTTTCGGTATATTCTTCTTTATATTTTTCCTGCGTTTCTGGGTTGATGCTCACCAAAAAGTGGTAGGCTTCAATCACCAATTTGCTTTTTTCTTCTGCGTCCAGTTTCCCAGCTTCGTCGTTCACAAATTTATCAGGATGCGAATCTTTCATCGTATTTCTGTAAATTGTTTTTAAATCTTTTAATGTTGCGGTTTTATCAACCCCAAGAAGCTTTCTGTGCTCACCTACTCTTTTCATATGCAAATATTTTCTGATTTCTTAAAGCAATAGGTAATGACCTTCTTCACCAATATTTGTTTTAATATTTGACAAAAGCGATTCACACTTATAACTTTTTTGCGGGTGCAAAATTAGTCATTTAAATTTTAATTATACTATTCAAAGAGTACTGATTTTGAGCAAATTAATCAGAATAAGTTATAAAATATGTTAAATTATAATGATCCATTTCTAAATAATAATGTTTTTTCACCTCATCTAAAGGACGAGACAAAGGTTTAATATCAAATATTATAGTATTCGCAATTTTTCAGGACGGAAACAAAAGTTCCAATAATTCTATTAAAAATAATAGATTGAGGAAAAGACATTTGACTTCTTCAAATCTTCAATTTCATTGAGAAAGGGCGAAGTCTACAATCTTCATTAAACTTCGTTTTTTTGAACTTTTTAATCTTTTCAAGAACCTGTTTAAATTTAATAAAAAAACTAAAAACATAAATCACCTCAGTTTTAGGAAAAAAAATAATGTAAAAAGTCCACATAAGTTGCGAGAATCAAAGATTTTCAACTTTGTGTTCTACATATTTTAAGAGTGAAAACTAATTCTTATGGCACTTATGTTATTTTATATACACTTAAATCAGACTCTAATAAAACAAAACTTTTATGTCTTTTGTAGTTTAAAAAAATGGAGCGCTTTAGTTAATTTGTAATTGACAGTGTCAATCCTTCCTATAACGCTCCTTTTTCAGCCAAAACCAGTCCAACAGTTCCGTCAAAATTCCTACCTTTGCTTCTTTAAAAATTTGCAAGAAATGAACGCTTTTATTGAAGAACTGAAATGGCGCGGCTTGTTTGCCGACATGATGCCAGGAACCGAAGAACAACTGAATAAGGAAATGACCACGGCCTATATTGGCTTTGATCCTACCGCAGATTCGTTGCATATCGGAAGTCTAATCCCCATCAAAGTTCTGGCGCATTATCAGCAACACGGTCATAAACCAATCGCTTTAGTAGGTGGCGCAACCGGAATGATCGGTGATCCTTCTGGAAAATCGAACGAAAGAAATGCTTTAGATGAAGATACGCTCAACCATTACGTAGAATGTTTGAAAGGACAACTTTCTAAGTTTTTAAACTTCGATGGTACTGAAGCGAACAGCGCAGAATTAGTGAACAATTATGACTGGATGAAAGAAATTTCTTTCCTGGAATTCATTCGTGATATCGGTAAGAATATTACCGTGAATTATATGATGGCGAAAGAATCGGTGAAGAAAAGAATCACCGGTGAAGGCGGCGCAGAAGGAATGAGTTTTACCGAATTTTCTTACCAATTATTACAAGGTTATGATTTCCTACATTTATATAAAGCAAAAAATGTAAGACTGCAAATGGGTGGTTCTGATCAGTGGGGAAATATCACCACGGGAACAGAATTAATCAGAAGAAAAGTTCAGGGAGAAGCGTTTGCTTTAACCGTTCCTTTAATTACAAAAGCCGACGGTTCTAAATTCGGAAAATCAGAAGCGGGTGAAAACTACTGGTTGGATCCGAAAAGAACTTCACCATATAAATTCTACCAGTTTTGGGTCAATGCTACTGATGTTGATGCTGAAAGATTTATTAAATTCTATACTTTTTTAAGCAAAGAAGAAATCGAAGCTTTAATTGAAGATCATAAAACAGCACCTCACGAAAGAAAGCTACAGAAAAAGCTAGCGGAAGAAGTTACGGTTTGGGTTCACAACCGTGAAGAATTTGAGAAAGCAGTGAAAGCTTCAGAAATTTTATTCGGACGTTCAACAGCAGAAGATTTAGTGAGTTTGGATGAAGCAACTTTCTTAGAAGTTTTCGAAGGTGTTCCACAAAAAGAGCTATCAAAATCTGAAGTTGTAGGAAGTAACATCGTTGATTTAATTTCTGATAAATCCGGTTTTCTAAAATCGAAAGGAGAAGCTAAAAGAGAATTGACGAGCAATGCGATTTCCATTAATAAAGAAAAAGTAAGCGAAACTTTCGAAGTAGCAGAAAAAGATTTGATCGACGGGAAATTCCTTTTATTACAAAAGGGAAAAAAGAATTATTTCATCGTAAAAGCGGTTTAAAAGTCAAATGACATTTAACAGCAACACTAAATTAAAGGGCTTTGCATACATTCCATCTTTTGTCTTAGGTGAAATCATTGTACCTTTACTGCATAAATTTTAAATATGGTTATTGTACTTTTTATCATAGTCCTTTGGTATTCCGGACTGTTTTTTCAGACATTTTTCTTGCACCGTTACGCGGCGCATCAAAGTTTTAAAATGTCGAAATTCGGAGAGAAATTGTGTTTCGTTTTAACTTGGGTTACGCAGGGATCGAACTATCTTTCTGCTTACGGTTATGGCGTCATGCACAGAATGCACCATGCTTTCGCTGACACTGAAAAAGATCCGCACTCTCCAAAATATGACGACAATTTGTTTTCAATGATGTGGCGCACGAAGAAAATTTATGCCGACATCAACAGTCAGAAAGCAATCATCGAGGAAAAATTCACTAAGAATGTTCCACAGTGGGAAGGTTTCGATAAGTTCGCCAGTTCATGGGGTTCCAGATTAGCGTGGGGAATTGCTTACACCGCTTTCTTCTACTTCTTCGCAACCGCTTGGTGGCAGTGGCTTTTATTGCCAGTTGCTTATATGATGGCGCCAATTCACGGTGTAATTATCAATTGGTTTGCACACATTTATGGGTACACTAACTTTAAAGTTTCGGATACTTCTAAAAACCTGTTGAGATTCGACTGGTTAATGATGGGTGAAGCTTATCACAACAATCACCACAAACACGGTGGAAGAGCGAATTTCGGTGGCGTAAGATGGCATGAAATGGATGTCACTTATCAAATCATGATTTTGTTAGACAAAATGAAACTGATTAAACTGAATCCGGTTGCAGTTGTTAAGAGAGATCATTAAAATATAAACCGTCTCGTCATTATTTGACGAGACGGTTTTTTTTGTGCTTGATTTATGATTAATTCTTTTTCGAAATATAAAATCATTTTATTTTTCCAACTCAGAATTATCCAGCTGAATCTCCGGTTGTAATTGCTGCACAAAATCAATGAGGAAAGGCAGTTCTTCGATATCTTTGTCAATGATAAAGCCGTTGTAAGTAAGGACATCTAAATCGATTTCGCGCGGTGCATTTTTATTTTCGGTTCGTACTCTTCCTAATAATGCTTCAATTTGTTTTAAATGCATTTTCAGTTCAGACAGACTTTTTTTAGTGTGAAAAAGGATTGCTCCATTCAGAAACTCTGGTTGATCTTCAAACTTCAAAGGTGCTGTTTTGATAAACGCCGTACGCTGCATAATGAATCCAAAATCCTGAAGATACTGTAAAGCTTTACTGAAATTTTCCTCTGAATTGATATTAGAACCCATAGCGACAACCGCAGTTTTATAGCGGTCTTTACCATCAATTTCCACCAATACATTATCTGCAAAACGTAAAGCGTGCGGCTTTTCGACTTTCACCGTAATCTCTTGCAAGGCCGGTCCGGACTCTTGGATATGATTATAAATCTTGTCCGTCAAAGTTTCAATGAGGTGAAAACTTTTATGATCCACAAAATCAATAATCCCTTTTGTTATCTTTTTATAATCTACCGCGTCCTGAACATCATCTGTTTTCGAGGCGATGGCTGTATCATATTTGAATGAGAAAGAAATGATGATATCCTGCAATTTTTCGGTTTCCCAATCGATGAAACCAATAAATGCACGAAGGCGTAAATTTTCGACTCGGACTATGGATAATTTCGGATTATAGGTTGCTCCCATATTTAACTCAATTTTTTTTCTTTTTAATGTTTTTTACTGCGTTTTGCTTTTAACGCAAATATCTTTTTGTGTTCTCCTTTTAAAGTATTCTAATTCTTAAACCAAATGTTCTCCACCATCAATATATAAAATCTGTCCGGTGAAGAATTTACTGTCTAAAATAAATTGAACGGCTTTTAAAATCTCGTCTAAATTACCAATTGTTTTTAAAGGAATATTTTGCGCTAAATTTAATAAATAACTTTCATCTTTCCCTTCTGGCGGAAGAATTAAACCTGGTGCAATTCCGTTGACTCTAATATTTGGAGCTAACTCCACGGCGGAAATCAGGGTGAAATCTTTTAATAACTTCTTACTTAAAATATAATCCAGATGAACGGTACTATTTTTAGCTGCTTTCGTATCGATGAAATTAATGATATTTCCTTTTCCGAAAACCCGTGCAAAAGCTTTGGTTAAAAGATAAGGATTTTTAAAATTAATGGTCATTTCTTTATCTAAAAGTTCGCTTCCCAATTCCTGAAAATTCGACGGAATAAAATCTGACGCACAGTTGACCAAAACCTCAATATTGATATTTTGCTTTTTTAATTTTTCAAAGATTTCATCAAAATTATTACTTCCTAAAAAATTAATTTGTAGCAATTCTACCTCTACTCCATTTGATAAAGACTGAATTTCATCTTTTACTTTTTGGGCTTTATCTACAGAAGAATTATAATGCAAGACCAAATTATAACCTTTTTTTGCAAGATGAATTGCGACCGCTTTTCCGATTCGGGCGGCACTACCGGTTACTAAAGCATAATTTTTCATATTTGTTTTTTTGGCTTAATAATGCTCAAGTTCAATTATTCAACTTGAGCACAATCAATAAAATTAGGACTTATTTTTTTAAACCATAAAAGCCACAAAAGCTTTATGCGGATTTAGTTCTTTTATAATATTCATGACAAAGATTTCATCGTGAAATTAAAAAAAGATTAAGTAATAAAATAAAAGTTCACAAAATCGGAAATCTAAAGATTCCCACAATCTTTAGGCTCTTTTGTTGCAATCATTTAAAACTTTTTCTTCAATTTATCTATGTGCCTTTGTGGTTTTAAATTTTTGACAGATTACAATGAAATCAGTTTAAAAACCTTCTTTAACGATGAATTCGTCGGCAATTCCTAAAGAGGCTAAATGACCTTCAACTGCGTTCATCATTGGTGGCGGACCGCAGAGATAATAATATTTCAAATGCTCTTCGGAATATTTTTTTATTAATTCCGGCGAGATATATCCATGTTCATAACCTTCTAAATTTTCTTTTGAAAGAATATTGATAAAGTTTTTCCCAAGCATTGATGTGAACCGTTCTTCTAAAATAATATCTGCTTTTTCTTTATTGGCAAAAAGAAGTTTGTTTCCAGCAATTAAATTTTGTTTTTCTAAGTTTTTTAAAATCGCAATAAATGGCGTAATCCCAGCTCCACCAGCGATAAAGATTCCGGCTCCTTTATAATGAATATCGCCAAAAGGTTTATAAATAAGAACCTCATCTCCTGGTTTAGAAGAAAGCAATTCGTTGGTTACTCCTTTATGTTCAGGGTAAGTTTTGATGGTAAATTCGATCTGATCATCTTCGGGCAGAGACGTAAAAGTGAAACAGTTTTTCTTTTCGCTCCAACCAGGTTTATTAAGAGAAATATCAACTGCCTGTCCAGGGATATAATTCAGGCCTTGCGGTTTTTCAAGAACGATGTGCAGAACATCATGAGTAAGATGCTCAATCGATTTAATGGTAGTTAATTGTGACATAATTACTTGTTTAGGATTATAAATATACGATAAAATTCTTTCAGAAATATCTCTTTCAGAAGTCTCGACCAACGCTTGAAGCAACTGTAGAACTATCACTGTGCACAATTTCCCTCATGAAAAAACAGAGATTATAATTTTTTATTAAATCATCAAAAACCTTTATACTAAACACTTTTAAAGCATATTAAAGAAAATGACATCATTAAAAAAACCGAGCGACACCTCGGTTTTCATTTATAATTAATTACTTTTATTGATCATTTATTAATCACAAAATTATGTAAATATTCCTTTTTAATAAGAATCTTCATGTACTGAAAGCACTGCTCTTCCACTTGGATCATTGGCGTTTTTAAAGGCTTCATCCCACTCCAAAGCAATCGGCGTAGAACAAGCTACTGAAGGAACTGAAGGAACTGTTGCAGCCGCAGTTTCACTCGGGAAATGTTCTTCAAAAATTGTTCGGTATCTGTACTCCTCTTTGTTTTGTGGCGTGTTCAATGGAAAACGGAATTTGGAGTTGATCATCATTTCGTCAGTCACTTCATTTTCTGCGACTTCTTTTAAAGAGTCGATCCAGGAATAACCTACGCCATCAGA is a window from the Kaistella flava (ex Peng et al. 2021) genome containing:
- a CDS encoding FAD-binding oxidoreductase; the encoded protein is MIVLQLLQALVETSERDISERILSYIYNPKQVIMSQLTTIKSIEHLTHDVLHIVLEKPQGLNYIPGQAVDISLNKPGWSEKKNCFTFTSLPEDDQIEFTIKTYPEHKGVTNELLSSKPGDEVLIYKPFGDIHYKGAGIFIAGGAGITPFIAILKNLEKQNLIAGNKLLFANKEKADIILEERFTSMLGKNFINILSKENLEGYEHGYISPELIKKYSEEHLKYYYLCGPPPMMNAVEGHLASLGIADEFIVKEGF
- a CDS encoding FAD-dependent monooxygenase — protein: MEKEKTSWTVCPDCQGTGKQKRRIKKKAQLRYQAELAVFEKSNFEGTAPTRPEGTFMICPDCAGSGIIPSENFPVPDENYPHVAIIGAGIGGIALAIGCLHRGIPFTIFEKDSSFNERSQGYGLTLQQARKTLENFGIFNLENGIISNHHVVHAPDGKIVGQWGMRKWLGTVEKFTTQNNIQRSNIHIARQNLRLQLLQQLGGENKVRWNHQFTGYKKDSDGKLHLHFLENNSPKFYHADLLIGADGIRSAVRKTIIPEEKFPLRYLGCMVILGICELSKLQHLENSLLDSETVFQTANGKERIYMMPFDKNCIMWQLSFPIEELEAKKLSDDGKLALKNEAIRRTPFHTPIPEILQLTDEDKITGYAVYDRELLNAEMLKNADSVTLLGDAAHPMSPFKGQGANQALLDALSLVREIFKNCKPLSNWRETGIRESVLNNFEKEMLERSATKVKDSAAAAQFLHSEIALYEGDEPRGRVLKRKGA
- a CDS encoding acyl-CoA desaturase; this encodes MVIVLFIIVLWYSGLFFQTFFLHRYAAHQSFKMSKFGEKLCFVLTWVTQGSNYLSAYGYGVMHRMHHAFADTEKDPHSPKYDDNLFSMMWRTKKIYADINSQKAIIEEKFTKNVPQWEGFDKFASSWGSRLAWGIAYTAFFYFFATAWWQWLLLPVAYMMAPIHGVIINWFAHIYGYTNFKVSDTSKNLLRFDWLMMGEAYHNNHHKHGGRANFGGVRWHEMDVTYQIMILLDKMKLIKLNPVAVVKRDH
- the folK gene encoding 2-amino-4-hydroxy-6-hydroxymethyldihydropteridine diphosphokinase, yielding MGATYNPKLSIVRVENLRLRAFIGFIDWETEKLQDIIISFSFKYDTAIASKTDDVQDAVDYKKITKGIIDFVDHKSFHLIETLTDKIYNHIQESGPALQEITVKVEKPHALRFADNVLVEIDGKDRYKTAVVAMGSNINSEENFSKALQYLQDFGFIMQRTAFIKTAPLKFEDQPEFLNGAILFHTKKSLSELKMHLKQIEALLGRVRTENKNAPREIDLDVLTYNGFIIDKDIEELPFLIDFVQQLQPEIQLDNSELEK
- the tyrS gene encoding tyrosine--tRNA ligase, whose protein sequence is MNAFIEELKWRGLFADMMPGTEEQLNKEMTTAYIGFDPTADSLHIGSLIPIKVLAHYQQHGHKPIALVGGATGMIGDPSGKSNERNALDEDTLNHYVECLKGQLSKFLNFDGTEANSAELVNNYDWMKEISFLEFIRDIGKNITVNYMMAKESVKKRITGEGGAEGMSFTEFSYQLLQGYDFLHLYKAKNVRLQMGGSDQWGNITTGTELIRRKVQGEAFALTVPLITKADGSKFGKSEAGENYWLDPKRTSPYKFYQFWVNATDVDAERFIKFYTFLSKEEIEALIEDHKTAPHERKLQKKLAEEVTVWVHNREEFEKAVKASEILFGRSTAEDLVSLDEATFLEVFEGVPQKELSKSEVVGSNIVDLISDKSGFLKSKGEAKRELTSNAISINKEKVSETFEVAEKDLIDGKFLLLQKGKKNYFIVKAV
- a CDS encoding SDR family oxidoreductase, translating into MKNYALVTGSAARIGKAVAIHLAKKGYNLVLHYNSSVDKAQKVKDEIQSLSNGVEVELLQINFLGSNNFDEIFEKLKKQNINIEVLVNCASDFIPSNFQELGSELLDKEMTINFKNPYLLTKAFARVFGKGNIINFIDTKAAKNSTVHLDYILSKKLLKDFTLISAVELAPNIRVNGIAPGLILPPEGKDESYLLNLAQNIPLKTIGNLDEILKAVQFILDSKFFTGQILYIDGGEHLV
- a CDS encoding KTSC domain-containing protein; translation: MKRVGEHRKLLGVDKTATLKDLKTIYRNTMKDSHPDKFVNDEAGKLDAEEKSKLVIEAYHFLVSINPETQEKYKEEYTETIAKSNIQDFFYEKSILKVQHLNGKMYEYIGVPRNTYIKMVNADSPSRFARRHIYGGGFIYRKNGEAMED